Within Flagellimonas maritima, the genomic segment CTTCCCAAAACCGCGGCTCCGTGGTTACCCAAGGCCTTTCCAAAAGTGATGATTCTGGCAAAAACCCCATCTTCAATACCTAACCCAGAGACTAAATCTCTTCCATTTCCCATTATTCCAGTAGCATGGGCCTCATCAACAATTAAATGATAACCGTGTTCTTTGCAAAAATTTAAAAATACTTTCAAATCCGGGGAATCTCCATCCATGGAAAAAACGGATTCGGTAACGACATAAATCTCTGATTTGCCATCGGTAGTGTTTAGAATACGCTCAATACTCAATTTCAAATCTTCCAAATTATTGTGCCCAAATTTGAAGGCATTGGCATTGCCCATTTTTATGCCATCACGTATACTGGCATGTATCAATTCATCATAAAAAACCAAATCTCCCCGTTGAGGTACGGATGAGAAAAATCCAATATTTGCATCGTATCCAGAGTTAAAAACCAGTGCTGATGCTGACCGATGGTAAGAAGCTAGGAAGTCTTCAAGTTTTTTGTACAATCTATGATTTCCTGTAAGTAACCGGGAGCCAGAGGCTCCATTTTTAAGGACATCAAATTCTTCCAATAAGTTTGCTGCTTGTATGGAAAACTCTTTTTTCTTTGCAAACCCCAAATAGTCGTTGGAAGAAAAGTCGATTAATCGCTGTGGTTCAGGTAACGCCCTTAAAGCGTTTTCCTGCTTTCTTTTCTCAAGTTTTCGCTGCAGCTTTTTGGGGAAGTTTGCCATGTTCCAAATGTACTATCTTTATTGAAATTTGTAGCGCATGGTTACCTACAAGCAAGCATCTTCAAAAAAGGAACTTGAGCAAATTCTTCTTTTACAAAAACAAAATCTTGCCAAAAATCTAACTGAAAAGGAAAAATCCTATCAAGGTTTTTTAACAGTAGAACACTCTTTTGTTGTCTTGAAAGCGATGAATGATGCATGCGGCCATATTCTAGCTATTGAAAATGACTTGATTATTGGTTATGCGTTGTGCATGCATCCCAGGTTTGCAGATTCTGTTGAAATATTGAAACCTATGTTCAGAGAAATTTCAAAAGTGGTAAATATGAACACCAACTACATGGTTATGGGTCAAATTTGCATTGCTAAACATTATAGAGGCAAAGGTGTTTTTAGAAATCTATATAAAGAGATGAAAAAAGTCTGCCAAAGGGTTTTGATATCATTATTACGGAAGTGGATACCAGCAATAAACGTTCTTTGTATGCAAACAAGGCAATTGGATTTAAGGAACTAAAGCAATATTGCACCCAAGATAAACAATGGTCACTTATTGCACTAAAATAAAGAAGCCGCTCTCATTGAACGGCTTCTTTTATCATTTTTGATTATGAATAGTCTAATCTGCTAAGACAATCACTTTATTTTCTTTCATTTCAATAGTTCCACTGGATATAGGCAGCATGGCTTCTCCATTTGCCCCTTTGGAAAATTTATTTTGAAAATCTTCATCGATAGTAATATTTCCTTGAAACTTTACATTGCCTTCTTGAAGTAAAGAAACTATCGGCGCGTGATTCTCCAACATTTGAAATTCACCATTTATCCCTGGAACAGTAACTGAAGTTACTTCTCCTGAAAATAAGGTGGCTTCTGGTGATACTATTTCTAAATACATGACTCTAGTATTAAGTAGTTAGTATTAAGTAGTTAGTATGGAGTAGTTCTGATTACTCACTACTAATTACTCTGTGCTATATTAAGCTTCAGCCAGCATTTTTTCCCCAGCTTCAATTGCATCTTGGATACTTCCTTTTAGGTTAAAGGCAGATTCTGGCAGATGGTCCAACTCGCCATCCATAATCATATTAAACCCTTTAATGGTATCCTTAATGTCTACCAATACCCCGGGAATACCGGTAAATTGCTCAGCAACATGGAAAGGTTGTGACAAGAAACGTTGTACTCTTCTTGCTCTACCTACTGCTAATTTATCTTCTTCTGAAAGTTCTTCCATACCAAGAATTGCAATGATGTCCTGTAGTTCCTTATAGCGTTGCAATAATTCTTTTACGCGTTGCGCACACTCGTAATGTTCTTTTCCTAAAATCTCGGCAGTCAAAATTCTTGATGTTGAATCCAATGGGTCCACCGCTGGATAAATACCCAGCTCAGCAATCTTACGTGAAAGTACCGTTGTCGCATCCAAGTGGGCAAATGTTGTTGCAGGAGCTGGATCTGTTAAATCATCTGCAGGTACATATACTGCTTGTACCGATGTAATTGAACCTCTTTTAGTAGATGTAATTCTCTCCTGCATAGCACCCATCTCTGTAGCCAAAGTTGGTTGGTAACCTACCGCGGAAGGCATTCTTCCCAAAAGTGCGGAAACTTCAGAACCTGCTTGCGTAAAACGGAAAATGTTATCTACAAAGAAAAGTACATCCTTCCCTTGTCCATCGCCTGCCCCATCACGAAAGTATTCTGCAATTGTAAGACCTGAAAGCGCAACACGGGCACGTGCTCCTGGAGGTTCGTTCATTTGTCCAAAAACGAAGGTCGCTTTGGATTCTTTCATTGCATTTTTATCCACTTTGGATAAATCCCATCCACCATCTTCCATGGAATGTAAAAAATCATCACCATATTTTATAATACCGGATTCCAACATCTCACGAAGCAAATCGTTTCCTTCACGTGTTCTTTCTCCAACACCGGCAAAAACTGATAAACCACCGTGTCCTTTTGCAATGTTGTTGATCAATTCCTGAATCAATACCGTTTTACCTACACCAGCACCACCAAATAATCCAATCTTACCTCCTTTTGCATAAGGTTCAATTAAGTCAATCACTTTTATTCCTGTAAAAAGTACTTCGGTAGAGGTGGAAAGATCTTCAAACTTAGGCGCTTCTCTGTGAATTGGCAGTCCGTTATCCCCAGTTTTTGGGAGATTTTCCATTCCATCGATAGCATCACCGATTACATTGAAAAGACGTCCATAAACCTCTTCGCCAATTGGCATTTGGATTGCACTTCCTGTAGCATGTGCTTCAACACCCCGGCTTAAACCATCCGTTGAATCCATAGAAATGGTCCGAACTGTATTTTCACCAATGTGGGATTGAACTTCTAGAACCAACTTGGAACCGTCGGCTTTATTGATTTCAAGGGAATCATAAATTTTTGGGATTTCTGTTCCCGATTCAAACTCAACATCAATGACCGGGCCTATAATCTGTGCAACCTTACCTGTAACTTTCGACATTACCGTGTTTATTTTTAATTGAATACGAAGAAAAAAACTGCTTTTTTTCCGGCTGCAAAGATATACTTTTCCATTTTTAAACAGAAACTTATAAACCCTTTTTTTAGTAACAAAAAAGGTGCTGAAACAATCAGCACCTTTTCTTAAAATTTTATATTTTTTCTTATGGATTTATGGTCCAAGAAACATAATAGATTGAACCCACTAAACCTGTGCCTATTGCTTGAAAATATTCATCTCCCAAAAGGTTTGAGCCTCCTGCTTTAAAAATAGATTTGATGCTGGGCACAGAATAATTGATCTGCGCATCCAGTACAGTATAAGCTGGAACATCACCATCTTCAAAAGTAGCTTCCCAGAAGAAACTATCGCTCCATCTATAGTTAACGTTAAAACCAAAATTCTTAAAAAGTTCTGTGTTCCCAAAAGATGCTTTTACTCTATGTTTTGGTGTATTGAAGTTGGTTTCAAAATCCGGAAACCGTTCCCTATCAAAATCAAACTCTGCATACGTATAATTGACTCCCAAATCAAAGTTGCCCAACACTTTGGTGTCAACACCTACTGAACCTCCCCATGAATCAATATCTGCTTCCGAGTTGGTATATACTTGGTACGCCTGTCTATCCCCATTTTGTAGCGCTAAAAGAGAGAGGGAATTATCTCCTGCTTCTCCGTAAAGCGGCACTAAAACGTTTACCGTAGAGATGAAATTTTTGTACCTATTGTAATATCCGCTTAAATCAATGGTGAACTTCCCTATTTGGCCTCTATATCCAGCCTCATATGTGGTAATTTCTTCTGGTTGGATCAACGACGTGTTAATTGCTTGTGGGGTCCCCGCTAAAACTGAACTCACAGAAAAAGCATTCTCATATGCTGCCCTGCCCACTATTTGGACTGTAGATTGTCCTATCAAATCTTGTCCACTCTGGCTTACTCCAAAAGTTCTGATATCCCTATCCAAATTGTCCGGTGCCGAACCAACAAGTACAGCTGCCCCAGCATTTAACCCAATGAACAAATCCTGTGTCGTAGGATTTCTAAAGCCCTGCTGTGCCGAAACCCTAAAATTATGGTTTCTTTGTTCACCAGCAGTATATCCCAGGGCAACCCTAGGGGAGAAGAATCCATCAAAAAATTCGTTCTTGTCATATCTTACTGAACCTGTAAATTTTAAACGCTCTTCCAAAAATTTCTTCTGTAATTGTGCGTAGGCACCATATTCATTATAGGTTATCGGGCCATCGATGTCCGTAAAAATTGTTCCGCTTGAATTCAGTTCATATTCTCTAAATGATCCACCAATCTGAATATCGGCCCAATTATCTATTAAATGGGCTATATTATAATTACCGTTGACATGACGGAACTTGGTATTATCTATAAATTTTGCACCCGTACTCAAATCTCCATCTGCTATTACAGAATTAAATGCACTTTGAAATTCTGGAGTGCCAGGTATCAACCTTCCCTCGTCTGCAAATTGTCTTGCTGCCGCATGTGCTTGTACTGAAGCGTCATCACGTGGAGTACCCTGTTGAACAAGTCCCAAGAATGTAGGTATATACCTTCCGGCATAATCCCCAAACCAAGACCTTTCACTGGGATCGTTAGGATTTGGAGCATCCCTTTTCCAGCTTCTATTCACATTAATCGCTGCAAAACGCGTATCATAAGAATCCCCAGAATTTTCAGAAGTGATGTAGCCCCTTAAGAAAAAATTCTTATTTCTGAATTCAATTTTATGTTGCTGCAAGATGAAATTTCGGACTGCATATCGGTTGGCCCCTTGATAGATTGTATTACCGCGACCTACCCTACCTTGATAAATAATCTCGAAATCATCTGCAAAAGGTCTGTAAAAAACTGAAAAGTCAGTCTTTACACTTTCTGCTCCATAATCTACCAAATCGCTTTCCGCATACCCTGTTCTGGAAACATTGGCTGAACCTACAGTACCAGAAGGCAATCCAGCTAATGTATCAAAATTCAAAAGTGTAGAGACCTCATCGCCATAAATATTCAATCCATTAAAATTTGGATCAGTTCTATCAGCGCTTGGATTATCGATATCCGTAGTATTTACAGCATGCCAGTCCTCTCCCTTCAATATGGAAAGATTTGCCTTGACCGCCAATTTATCGCTAAATGCATGCGCCGCCCTTATTCCAAAGTCGTAATATGCATTAACGCCCGCAGCTTCTTGGGAAGTTACTCCCGTTTTTGCATAAGCACTGATTCCTTGAAAATCAAAAGGACTCTTACTTTGCATGAACAGAATACCGTTGAAAGCGCCAGCACCGTAAAGTGCGGAAGAAGCGCCGGGAAGTATCTCTACACTCTGTACTTCCAGTTCCGACATTCCCACCAAGTTACCCAGGACAAAGTTTAGACCTGGGGCAGAGTTGTCCATACCGTCTGCCAACTGCAAAAACCTATTATTTGCGAAGGTTGCAAATCCCCTTGTATTTATAGACTGAAAGGTTAAACTATTGGTATTGATGTCAACACCCTTTAAGTTTTGCAGACCGCCATAAAAGGACTCGGCCGTAGTATTTTTTATTTCTTTTAGACCAAACCTCTCAACAGAAACGGGGGATTCAAAAATACGTTCTGGTGTTCTAGACGCTGAAATAACAATTTCATCCAAGATTGTGGATGTCTCTGTCAATACAATAGTAAGCGTTTGGTTGTTGGAAGTAACGTCCGCGATATAATCAGAAAATCCAATACTCGTAAATCTTAGTTTAAATGGGGGCTGCTCTGAAGTATTAAATGTAAAATTACCATCAAAATCGGCAGTGGTCCCTTCGGCCTTACCCATTAATACTACGTTGGCTCCAGGTATAGGTTCATTACTTTCATCAACTACTTTTCCCTGTACTGTAGTCTGCGCATAAGTAATAACACCGAACAGCATGAGGGAAATGCCTATTAGTCTTTTCATTGGTCTCGAATTAGAGTTAAATTAGTTTTAAGCAAATGTAAATCATTGGAAGCGGAAGATACATTTTTTTTCATTTGCATGCTGTAAAATTGAAAAAAATTATGCATGCATAGTACTTATTTGCCAAAAAAAAATGACAATCTCTACGATTTTAACAAAAAAAAGCACTGATATCAGTGCTTTTATAAGTATTTCTTGTTTTTATAAAGTTACTCTACGGTAACCGATTTGGCCAAATTTCTGGGCTGATCTACATTGCATCCCCTCATTACCGCTATATGATAAGAGAGTAGTTGTAGGGGTATTGTTGTTAGCAATGGCGTAAGACTTTCTGATGTTTCGGGAACTTCAATCACATGGTCTGCCAACTCTTTAACGGTTTTATCGCCTTCGGTCACCACAGCAATGATTTTCCCACTTCTGGATTTTATCTCTTGGATATTGCTCACTACCTTTTCATAGTGTCCCTTTTTTGTAGCTATAACGATCACTGGCATTTGTTCGTCAATCAAGGCGATAGGTCCGTGCTTCATCTCTGCTGCCGGATAACCCTCTGCATGGATATAGCTGATTTCCTTTAGCTTGAGGGCTCCTTCAAGAGCAACGGGGAAATTATATCCCCTACCAAGATATAGGCAGTTTGTTGAATCCTTATATATTTCTGATATTTTCTCTACAATTTCATTGGATTCGAGTGTTTTCTCCACTTTTGAAGGTATTCCTTCCAGTTCCGTTAAATATTCGTGGTATTTTGACTGTGAAAAAACTCCCTTCTCATGGGCCAATTTCAAAGCAATCAGTGTAAGCACGGTAATTTGTGTTGTAAATGCTTTTGTTGAAGCCACTCCAATTTCAGGACCGGCATGGGTATAAGCTCCAGCTTGGGTCTCTCTGGCAATTGAAGAGCCCACAACATTACAAACACCAAAAACAAATGCACCTTTTTCCTTGGCCAGTTTTATGGCCGCGAGTGTATCTGCTGTTTCACCAGATTGCGAAATAGCTATAAGAACGTCGTTTTCTGTTATTACGGGATTTCTGTACCTAAACTCGGAAGCATATTCAACTTCTACAGGTATTCTAGCAAGGTCTTCAAAGATATATTCGGCTACGAGTCCAGCATGCCATGAGGTACCGCACGCAACAATAATAATTCTGTTTGCATTCAAAAATTTCTCCAGATTCTGGTCTATGCCCGCCATTTTAACCAACCCTTGGTCGGCTAATAAACGTCCTCTATAGGTATCCAAAATAGCTCTGGGTTGCTCATAAATCTCTTTGAGCATAAAATGATCGTAGCCACCCTTTTCAATTTCTTCAAGGTTCATTTGAAGCTCAAGAATATTAGGGTAGGCGATGGCATCATCCTTAATTTTACGCATTTTTATTTCCTTGCCAATACGGACAATGGCCATTTCTTCGTCTTCCAAATAAACGGCATTATTGGTGAATTCAATAAAAGGCGACGCATCCGAAGCAATAAAGTATTCATTTTCCCCTATTCCAATTGCAAGTGGGCTACCCAATTTTGCAACCACTATCTCATCTGGCTTGTTTTTATCGAATACTGCAATAGCGTATGCTCCTACAACTTGATTAAGGGCTATTTGAACCGCTTTTCCAAGTTTGACACCTTCTTTTTTCTTGACTTCTTCTATAAGGTTGACCAAAACCTCCGTATCCGTATCCGATTCAAACGTATAGCCACGTTTTATCAATGCTTTTTTTATGGACTCGTAATTCTCTATTATTCCATTATGGATGATAACCAAATCTCCAGAATTGGAATAATGCGGGTGGGAATTAGTATCATTTGGAACACCATGAGTTGCCCATCTTGTATGGCCAAGACCAAGTTTGCCGTTTATCGATATTGTAGCTTCAGACTTTTTCCTTAAATCCTCTACCTTCCCCTTTGTTTTTGAGAGATGTGTGTTTTCTCCATCAAAAAGGACGATTCCTGCACTATCGTATCCGCGATATTCCAGTCTTTGCAATCCTTTAATTATTATGGGATAAGCATCCCTATGACCGATGTAACCAACAATTCCACACATAAGATTGATATTAAGCCCAGTAAACCTTTATTGGTTTTGAGAACGCAAAGGTATAATCTATTAAAGAAAACCTGCTATTCTACATGTTATAAAACAAAAAAAATCTATAAATGGTATATCCTTAATTGGCCTGGGTATAAAATATTTCCAACTTCAATTTCTTATCTTCATTTGCGGGAGTTACATTACTGCCGAACAAAACGGTGCCCAAAGGATTGATTGTAGACATTAAAGGAACGTCTATTGTAGTTTGATTTGCACCCATGGCTTCCGAAACAGCAGGAATTCGAATATCTGAAGTCAATGTAAGTGCCAACTTGGCATTTGTAGAATCCCTGACAATTATATCGTTGATATGATCGGTGATTCTAATTTTGTATTGAATTCCTTGGCCACTTTCTTTCTGTAAAATTCCATCATAATTCAAAAAACGTCCAAGGGGTTCGTCTGTTTCATCTCTTTCCGTTGATGCGTTGTATATGGCCTGAT encodes:
- the atpD gene encoding F0F1 ATP synthase subunit beta, with amino-acid sequence MSKVTGKVAQIIGPVIDVEFESGTEIPKIYDSLEINKADGSKLVLEVQSHIGENTVRTISMDSTDGLSRGVEAHATGSAIQMPIGEEVYGRLFNVIGDAIDGMENLPKTGDNGLPIHREAPKFEDLSTSTEVLFTGIKVIDLIEPYAKGGKIGLFGGAGVGKTVLIQELINNIAKGHGGLSVFAGVGERTREGNDLLREMLESGIIKYGDDFLHSMEDGGWDLSKVDKNAMKESKATFVFGQMNEPPGARARVALSGLTIAEYFRDGAGDGQGKDVLFFVDNIFRFTQAGSEVSALLGRMPSAVGYQPTLATEMGAMQERITSTKRGSITSVQAVYVPADDLTDPAPATTFAHLDATTVLSRKIAELGIYPAVDPLDSTSRILTAEILGKEHYECAQRVKELLQRYKELQDIIAILGMEELSEEDKLAVGRARRVQRFLSQPFHVAEQFTGIPGVLVDIKDTIKGFNMIMDGELDHLPESAFNLKGSIQDAIEAGEKMLAEA
- a CDS encoding TonB-dependent receptor; translation: MKRLIGISLMLFGVITYAQTTVQGKVVDESNEPIPGANVVLMGKAEGTTADFDGNFTFNTSEQPPFKLRFTSIGFSDYIADVTSNNQTLTIVLTETSTILDEIVISASRTPERIFESPVSVERFGLKEIKNTTAESFYGGLQNLKGVDINTNSLTFQSINTRGFATFANNRFLQLADGMDNSAPGLNFVLGNLVGMSELEVQSVEILPGASSALYGAGAFNGILFMQSKSPFDFQGISAYAKTGVTSQEAAGVNAYYDFGIRAAHAFSDKLAVKANLSILKGEDWHAVNTTDIDNPSADRTDPNFNGLNIYGDEVSTLLNFDTLAGLPSGTVGSANVSRTGYAESDLVDYGAESVKTDFSVFYRPFADDFEIIYQGRVGRGNTIYQGANRYAVRNFILQQHKIEFRNKNFFLRGYITSENSGDSYDTRFAAINVNRSWKRDAPNPNDPSERSWFGDYAGRYIPTFLGLVQQGTPRDDASVQAHAAARQFADEGRLIPGTPEFQSAFNSVIADGDLSTGAKFIDNTKFRHVNGNYNIAHLIDNWADIQIGGSFREYELNSSGTIFTDIDGPITYNEYGAYAQLQKKFLEERLKFTGSVRYDKNEFFDGFFSPRVALGYTAGEQRNHNFRVSAQQGFRNPTTQDLFIGLNAGAAVLVGSAPDNLDRDIRTFGVSQSGQDLIGQSTVQIVGRAAYENAFSVSSVLAGTPQAINTSLIQPEEITTYEAGYRGQIGKFTIDLSGYYNRYKNFISTVNVLVPLYGEAGDNSLSLLALQNGDRQAYQVYTNSEADIDSWGGSVGVDTKVLGNFDLGVNYTYAEFDFDRERFPDFETNFNTPKHRVKASFGNTELFKNFGFNVNYRWSDSFFWEATFEDGDVPAYTVLDAQINYSVPSIKSIFKAGGSNLLGDEYFQAIGTGLVGSIYYVSWTINP
- the glmS gene encoding glutamine--fructose-6-phosphate transaminase (isomerizing), with translation MCGIVGYIGHRDAYPIIIKGLQRLEYRGYDSAGIVLFDGENTHLSKTKGKVEDLRKKSEATISINGKLGLGHTRWATHGVPNDTNSHPHYSNSGDLVIIHNGIIENYESIKKALIKRGYTFESDTDTEVLVNLIEEVKKKEGVKLGKAVQIALNQVVGAYAIAVFDKNKPDEIVVAKLGSPLAIGIGENEYFIASDASPFIEFTNNAVYLEDEEMAIVRIGKEIKMRKIKDDAIAYPNILELQMNLEEIEKGGYDHFMLKEIYEQPRAILDTYRGRLLADQGLVKMAGIDQNLEKFLNANRIIIVACGTSWHAGLVAEYIFEDLARIPVEVEYASEFRYRNPVITENDVLIAISQSGETADTLAAIKLAKEKGAFVFGVCNVVGSSIARETQAGAYTHAGPEIGVASTKAFTTQITVLTLIALKLAHEKGVFSQSKYHEYLTELEGIPSKVEKTLESNEIVEKISEIYKDSTNCLYLGRGYNFPVALEGALKLKEISYIHAEGYPAAEMKHGPIALIDEQMPVIVIATKKGHYEKVVSNIQEIKSRSGKIIAVVTEGDKTVKELADHVIEVPETSESLTPLLTTIPLQLLSYHIAVMRGCNVDQPRNLAKSVTVE
- a CDS encoding GNAT family N-acetyltransferase, encoding MVTYKQASSKKELEQILLLQKQNLAKNLTEKEKSYQGFLTVEHSFVVLKAMNDACGHILAIENDLIIGYALCMHPRFADSVEILKPMFREISKVVNMNTNYMVMGQICIAKHYRGKGVFRNLYKEMKKVCQRVLISLLRKWIPAINVLCMQTRQLDLRN
- a CDS encoding F0F1 ATP synthase subunit epsilon, yielding MYLEIVSPEATLFSGEVTSVTVPGINGEFQMLENHAPIVSLLQEGNVKFQGNITIDEDFQNKFSKGANGEAMLPISSGTIEMKENKVIVLAD
- a CDS encoding aminotransferase class I/II-fold pyridoxal phosphate-dependent enzyme, with protein sequence MANFPKKLQRKLEKRKQENALRALPEPQRLIDFSSNDYLGFAKKKEFSIQAANLLEEFDVLKNGASGSRLLTGNHRLYKKLEDFLASYHRSASALVFNSGYDANIGFFSSVPQRGDLVFYDELIHASIRDGIKMGNANAFKFGHNNLEDLKLSIERILNTTDGKSEIYVVTESVFSMDGDSPDLKVFLNFCKEHGYHLIVDEAHATGIMGNGRDLVSGLGIEDGVFARIITFGKALGNHGAAVLGSSTLKKYLVNFARSLIYTTALSPHTLASILSAYQYLELRGINERSKLQENILFFKEKVKVLNLANDFIESDSAIHCMIIPENEKIKQVSKNLQKDGFDVKAIISPTVKKGRERLRFCLHSYNTDKEISGALSSLKNLIG